The Acidobacteriota bacterium DNA segment GTCGAAGAGGATGACGTCCGCACGGGCGGTGCGGGCCTCAGCGCCAATCTCATGTGCCTTGCCCCTTCCCACCAGTGTCGCTGCATCGGCTTCCGGCGCCTTCTGAAAGATCGATCCTACTACCTGGGCGCCGGCGCTTGCAGCCAGTTCGTAGAGCTCTTTGAGGCTCTCTTCCGGGTCATAGTCAGCAACGATTTTCCCTCGCCGCGTCTGGACCCAGCCTACCAAAAAAGCTTTCTCAGCAGCCTGCCGCTGGCGAATTTCCAACTATCCTCCCGGGGGCGCCGACGAATTTGCTGTGTTGTTTGTGCGATTCAACAACACAGTTGAAATCGCGTGCTTGAAAATTAACTGTTCCGCGCCGTTGCTGTCCAGAATGACGGCAAACTTGTCAAAGCTGCGAATTCTTCCGGTCAGCTTGACACCGCTCATCAGATAAATCGTGACGAACGATTTTTCTTTACGCAGAGAGTTCAAGAAGCCGTCCTGTATATTCTGTTGTTTTTCCATAATGGTCCTGTTATCCGCCGGCGCGTTCACACCATAGCTATTCCTTATAAGGATACAACCTTCTGTAAGAAGGGGGCCTCATTAAATTTTGAGGCAAACCAGGCCTTAAGCGCGTCCAGTACCTGCCCCTGGAGCGCAGGATCGTCTCCAAAGCCTGAAAACCAGTTCATTTCAGCTTCCCGCCGGAACCAGGTCATCTGGCGCTTGGCATAATGCCGGGTAGCGGCCTGGGTATCACGGACAGCTTCATCCTGAGATATTTCTCCGCGTACAGCCGCAGCCGCCTGACGGTAGCCTAAAGAGCCCAGCCCCTTGATCGCCTCGGCATCGGGCCGCAGCAGCATGCGCCGGACTTCGACTTCAAGGCCTTCTACAAACATCTTCTCTACTCGCCGGTTGATGCGCGCGTAGAGATCTTCACGGTCCGGATTAAGCCCGATCTTGAAACATTGATAGCCGGCCAGTGGTTCCCGGCCACGCGCCTGCAGCACGGAAAACGCGCGCCGGGCAACGAGGCAGACTTCCACCGCCCTGATCACCTTTTGCAGATCGCGCGGACCGACGCGGCGGGCTGACACCGGATCAAGCCTCCCAAGCAGGCGATGGACAAACTCACGGCCCCGGCGGTCTGCCAGCGCACGCAACCGGGCCCGCAACTTTTCTGATCGCGGAGGCCCCTCAAACAGTCCCATCAGCAGCGCTCGCAGGTAAAGGCCTGTTCCACCCGCCAGGACAGGCAGGTTTCCCCGCTTTCGAATCCCCTCGATAACTCTCGCGGCTTCCCGGCGGAAATCACCTGCGGTAAAAGGCTCTGAGGGATCGAGGCAGTCCAGAAGGTGGTGCGGGATTCCCTTGCGCTCACTGAGAGTCAGCTTGCCTGTTCCAACGTCGAAGCCCCTGTAGAATTGAACTGAATCATAGCTGACCACCTCGCCCCCCAGGCGCGCGGCCAGGAAAACCGCAAGCTCCGACTTGCCGGACGCCGTGGGACCGGCAATGGCGATCAGCGGATAATCCCGGACTACCTCATCAACCATACTCGATGCAGATAACCGCCAAGAAGGATGCAAAGAATTACGGTAAGCAACAGGAAAGCTCCAAGCAATTGCAGCCTTGAAGGACGCCCCATGACGTAGTGAAAGGACCAACGGGTTCGAATTTATTGGAAAATCAGGGACGTGATGCCGCAAATGAGCTTACGTCAGCCCCCTGAATTTCCACCATCGATTTTAGCCGAGCGACCCGCGCTGTTCAATAGTTGGTGCCCAAATTGTAGAAATAAATGAATTCCAGCACCAGATGATTTCCTGTGAATTGCTGAGGCAAAGGCGGAAACGGGTTTGATGCCCGGATGGATGCAAGGGCAGCCTGGTCCAGGGCCTGGGACCCTGAAGACGCCAGAAGGCGAAGCTGGGGCACGGAACCATCCTTAACAATCTCAAACACAAGAGCCACGCGCCCTTTTTCTCCCAGCCGCGCCGATTCCGGAATTACGGCATACCAGTTGCGGCGGACGATATACACCACACGCGCCAGGTAGGGTCCAAAGTTTACTCCCCGCGTATCAGAAAGAATAATTGGCCCGGAGGTCGAAAAGTTCGGCTGGACGTTCTGGAACTGGTCGGTCGAATCGCCCGGGCCGACCGGCCCCGGACTGCCCGGGTTCTGGATGGCGGCTTGCAGCGACTGCTGAATGGCCTGGCCAGCCGTGTCAGATGGAATCCTGATGCGCGGGGTCCCGTTCGCATCAGACGGCTTTACAGTGCTCAGGTGAAGCTGCGCTTCCTCTGGCAGTTCTTTCCTGGGAGCCGGGGGGGCTGGCTTGGGTGCCTGGGCCGTCTCCCCGGGAGCAGCCTTCTCGGCTGGGGGTTTGGGTGGGGGCGCCGGCGGCCGGTGGCCCCCAGCTATTTCCGGCAGGCGCGTGTTACCCCGCATATAAGGCATGTGCAAGCCTTTGTCATCAACCTTTGGCGATTCACCCTGGGCCCTCCGGTTTTTGTCAGAGAGGGTATTGGTTGGAGGAGGCTTCTTCAGCGAGCGCAGGAGATCCGGAGGGAAATACAACATCGTCTGCTGCTGGTGTCGTTCTTCTTTAGGCTGAACCTCGACGGCGGTCACGCCGATCAGTCGGGTGAAAAGTCCCGGCGTGTACATCACGATCAGGCCAAGCGCGATTTGCAGAAAAACTGCAAGCAGGAAATAGGTCCGGCGGCGCCAGCGGGCGACTTCCGTTTCAAGGTCGACCAGGAGTCGAAACTCGGGCTGCAAACTCATAATTTCAAAATACTCTGCAGGAGTCCGGAGAACTCAGGGCCGCGCCTATAACTCACCGCTGTGGCCTGCCGGCCGTGTCAAGGGGACCATCACGCGGCCCGCATGTTCTTCGATGCAAAACATGACCTTCTCGGCCAATGCCAATGCTGAACGGCCCTGCCGCCCTCCAACCAGCGGCGGCCGCCTCGTCCGAACGCAGTCGGCAAACGATTCGAGCTCAGCTTCCAGCGGGTCCGTGTTCCGCACTTCCAGTTTGCGAAACGCTATCTGCGGGTTTTGACCGTCATTCCCCACGCTCAATAGGAGGGCGTCCCGCCGGGAGAAGTCGATGGAAACATATTCGTGAGGCTGGAAGTAACGGAATTTTCTGACTTTCTCGGTGCTGACGCGGCTGGCCGTAAAGTTTGCAACTGCACCATTTTCAAACTCGACACGAGCATTGGCAATATCAACGCGGTCAGTCAGCACGGGCAGGCCGACGGCGCGTACATCGCGCGCCTCCGTGTTTGCGAACCAGAGCACCAGGTCGAGATCATGGATCATGAGGTCAAACACCACATCCACGTCCAGGCTGCGGGGGCTGAAAACTCCCAACCGATGGATTTCAAAGAAAAGGGGCTGGCGCGTGATGGCTTTGGCGGCTACTGCCCCGGGGTTGAAGCGCTCAAGATGGCCTACCTGAAGGATGCGCCCTGTACGATCAGCAATTTCAATCAGTTCATCGGCTTCTTCTAATGTACGCGTAATTGGTTTTTCAAGCAAAACATCCTTGCCAGCTTCCATCGCCAGGCGCGCCACGACCATATGGTCTGTGGTTGGGATCACTATGCTGACGGCCTGCACGGCTTCCAGGGCCTCTTCAAGACTCCTGAACGCCCTGACGCCCAGTTCGGCAGCCACAGCGGCCGCTCGATCCTGGCGCTGATCGTAGACGCCTGCCAACTCCGCGCCCTGAACGTGTTTGAGGGCGTGTGTATGCCTTTTTCCGTGCTCTCCCACGCCGATAACGGCAATGGGCACTTTCTGCAGCTCTGAAATAAGCCCCTCGGTCCGCCGCAGAAACAATCCCGCTCCGCGGCAAAAGGACTGTCAGTCCTTCATTCCTATCACGGCAATGCCGGCCTGGTTTGCTTCCTCGATGAGATTCTCCCGCTCAAACAGCAGCGTCCTGCCCGCATCGACGGCCAGCACCCGCGCGTTCGCACGCCGCATCACGCGGACCGTCCTCACGCCCGCCACCGGAACATCGAATCGCATGTCCTGTTGCGGCTTACTGACTTTGACGACCACCAGCGGCTTTCCGTTACTCAACCCGGCCGCGCGTTCGATGGCCGCGTCGGTGCCCTCCATCGCCTCAATCGCCACGCAGGCACGGTCCGCCACAACGATCGTCTGCCCGATGTCGAGCCCGGCAATCTTTTTGGCGATTTCCCTTCCGTAAGCGATGTCGGCAAGCTCGCTCCCGTCGAGCGCCCGCGTGGTCATCACGCCCTCGTCAGCCAGCAAGGGCTTCAGAAACAGCGTCGAATCCACTACTTGAATGCCGCGGGCCTCCAACATGTTGACAAAGGCGCCGATCAGGGCGTCCGTATTCTTGCGCTCCATCCCGTTTAATGTCCGCTCAACCACGCCATCGGGCTTGATGGAACTGAAAAGCTGGACGTGTTTCACCTGCCCCGCCAGCACCACCTTGTTGACGCCGCGCTCGGTGAGAAGCTGCAGCAATCGGGCGACTTCGCCCAGGCTCAGCCATTCAATTTCACGCGCGTTCTTTCCCAGTTCCGGAAAAGCTTCTTCCTTGATGGCCACCACCAGAGGTTCAAACCCCTGGTCGCGCGCGGCATCGAGCACCAGAAACGGGAAACGTCCGTTGCCCGCAATGATGGCGTAGTGGTCGCTCGCGGCAGGAGTTTCGAATCCAGCCTCGCCTGTCGATGAAATGCCCGCCTTTGTGGATTCTTCTGTCACTTCACAACGCCGCGTGCCGATGTCTTGACAAAATCAACCAGAGCCCTCACATGCGCAGATTTGATTCCGCCGGCTTCAAGCTTTTCGAGGGCCTGAGTCGTATTCAGTTTTGAACGGCAGAGGGTCCGGAAGGCAGCCTGCAATTCGTCGATATCTTCCTTCGCCAGGCCAGCCCGCTCGAGCCCCAGCCGGTTGGCCCCGTACACGCCCATAGGCCTGTCGGCCGACGTCTTTGAGTAAGGGAGGACGTCCTTGTTCACGATGGTATAGCTGCCCAGAAAGCTGTATGCGCCAATCCGGCAGAACTGGTGAATTCCGCAAAACGCTCCGACGATGGCGTGGTCGCCGATCTCGACGTGCCCAGCCAGCGAAGCCCCATTTGACATAATGATGTGGCTGCCAAGCTGGCAGTCGTGGGCAATGTGGACGTAGGCCATCAGCAGGTTATTGTTTCCGATGCGCGTGGAGCCGACGTCCGTCGATGTTCCACGGTGGATGGTAACGAATTCCCTGAAAACATTTCCGTCGCCGATTTCAAGGAATGTCCGCTCGCCGCGATATTTGAGGTCCTGGGGGTCCTGGCCGATGGAAGCGTACGGAAAAACCTTGTTTCCTTTTCCGAATTTCGCTGGCCCGCTCAGGACCACGTGGGACATGACCTCGCAGTCTTCGCCGAGCTCCACCTCCTCGCCGATTACCGTGTAAGGGCCCACCGTGACGCTGCATGCCAGCCGGGCCTTGGAATGAATCACCGCTGTCGGGTGCGCCTTCATGACCCAGGCCTCTCCACGATGGCAAACAGGACCACGGCCTCCGCCGCAAGTTTGCCGTCAACCGTGGCGCGCCCCTGCATCTTTCCAAAATTGTTGCGGCGGTTCAGAAGTTGCATTTCCACAAGCAGCTGGTCACCCGGCAGGACAGGGCGGCGGAATTTGGCGTTCTCGATCCCGCTGAAATAAATGAGCTTTTTGTCTTTGTCCGGCAGATCGCGATAAATCAGCACGCCGGCCACCTGCGCCATCGATTCGATGATCAGCACTCCTGGCATCACCGGCGATCCGGGGAAATGGCCTTGGAAGAACTGCTCGTTGATGGTTACATTCTTCAGCCCGACAATCCGCTTGTCAGGTTCGATCTCTAAAATCTTGTCCACCAGTAAGAACGGGTACCGGTGCGGGAGAAACTTCATAATTTCCACGGTCCCGTATACCGGTTTCGATTCTTCCTGGGAGCGCTTTCCCGTTTCTGAAGTCATAGTTGTGTTGCCCACAATACACCATTCGATGGTTATCCTGATTGGTTCGCGCGCCGCATTCGCCATGGTTCAGAAGCACGCGAGCAGGAGACGGCGAGTGCCGTAAAAGCATTATAGTCGAAAGGTTAACGCGTTCCAAGTTTGCGGCCTCGGGGCTGCTGCGCGGCAGACGTGTCAACATAGTGGCTCCGCCCTTCGCCCGAGGAAGGCGGGGTCTGCCAGTTATGCTAAACTGGCTGGTTAATCCAACCCAGGGAGGCAACCACCGTGGCCGCGCGCATTCTCGATGGCAATAAAATCCGTGACGAAATCAAGCAGGAACTCGGTGACCAGATCCGCGAGCTGAAGGCCGGCGGCGTTACGCCCGGACTGGCGGCTGTGTTGGTGGGTGAAGACGCAGCCTCTCAGATTTACGTCCGCAGCAAGGTGAAAACCTGCGAGTCACTGGGGCTCTACAGCGAGAAGATCGAGTGGCCGGCGGACACATCCACCGAACGCCTGCTGAAGCTTGTCCATGATCTTAACTCCCGCGACGACATCGATGGCATTCTTGTCCAGCTTCCCTTGCCTCCGCAGGTTGACTCCAAACTGGTGCTGGAAGCCATCGACCCCGCCAAAGATGTTGACGGCTTCCATCCCGTGAACGTGGGCAATCTCGTGCGGAACCGCCCGGGGCTGGTTCCCTGCACCCCGGCAGGAATCATAGAAATTCTGCGCCGCAGCGGCATCACCATGAAGGGAGCGCGCGCCGTGGTGATTGGGCGCAGCGACATTGTCGGGAAACCCGTCGCCATGCTGTTGCTGCACAACCATGCCACTGTCACCATCTGCCATTCCAGGACACGTGATCTGCCTGCCGTGTCACGCGAGGGTGACATCGTGGTGGCCGCCATGGGCAGGCCCGCATTCGTCACGGGCGGCTTCATCAAGCCCGGAGCCGCTGTCATCGATGTCGGCATCAACCGCCTGACAACAGAAGAAGAAATCCGCAGGATCTATCATGATCCTGCAGGGCCGCTGGCGAAACTGCGAGAGAAAGGCTCGGTGCTGGTCGGCGACGTTCAGCCGGAAGATGCTCGTGAGAAGGCAGGAGCGTTTACGCCCGTCCCGGGAGGCGTGGGCCCGCTCACGATCGCCATGCTGATGTCTAACACGGTCAAGGCCGCCAGGCTTCGCCGGGGGATAAGGGCCGCAGCAGGGGCTTAACGCGCCTGCGGTATGGCTGGCCACACTGTATCATCTGTTTTTTGCGATCGCATCTATTTCAATCCCATGAGCGTTTCTGCGCGTTATTTTGGACTGACAGGTGGCATCGCGTCCGGCAAATCCACGGTCGCTGCAATGCTGCGTGAACTGGGAGCGTACATTGTCGATGCCGATAAGGTCGGCCACGAGATGCTGCTCTCCACTTCACCCGCCTTCGCTGAACTCGTGGCCGCGTTCGGGCGCCGGATTCTCGACTCTGCCGGCCGGATTGACCGCAGCAAACTCGGTTCCCTGGTTTTCGCGGACCCCGCAAAATTGCAGCAGCTCAACCGCATCGTGCATCCTCG contains these protein-coding regions:
- a CDS encoding RNA chaperone Hfq; protein product: MEKQQNIQDGFLNSLRKEKSFVTIYLMSGVKLTGRIRSFDKFAVILDSNGAEQLIFKHAISTVLLNRTNNTANSSAPPGG
- the miaA gene encoding tRNA (adenosine(37)-N6)-dimethylallyltransferase MiaA — protein: MVDEVVRDYPLIAIAGPTASGKSELAVFLAARLGGEVVSYDSVQFYRGFDVGTGKLTLSERKGIPHHLLDCLDPSEPFTAGDFRREAARVIEGIRKRGNLPVLAGGTGLYLRALLMGLFEGPPRSEKLRARLRALADRRGREFVHRLLGRLDPVSARRVGPRDLQKVIRAVEVCLVARRAFSVLQARGREPLAGYQCFKIGLNPDREDLYARINRRVEKMFVEGLEVEVRRMLLRPDAEAIKGLGSLGYRQAAAAVRGEISQDEAVRDTQAATRHYAKRQMTWFRREAEMNWFSGFGDDPALQGQVLDALKAWFASKFNEAPFLQKVVSL
- a CDS encoding TonB C-terminal domain-containing protein — its product is MSLQPEFRLLVDLETEVARWRRRTYFLLAVFLQIALGLIVMYTPGLFTRLIGVTAVEVQPKEERHQQQTMLYFPPDLLRSLKKPPPTNTLSDKNRRAQGESPKVDDKGLHMPYMRGNTRLPEIAGGHRPPAPPPKPPAEKAAPGETAQAPKPAPPAPRKELPEEAQLHLSTVKPSDANGTPRIRIPSDTAGQAIQQSLQAAIQNPGSPGPVGPGDSTDQFQNVQPNFSTSGPIILSDTRGVNFGPYLARVVYIVRRNWYAVIPESARLGEKGRVALVFEIVKDGSVPQLRLLASSGSQALDQAALASIRASNPFPPLPQQFTGNHLVLEFIYFYNLGTNY
- a CDS encoding Gfo/Idh/MocA family oxidoreductase, whose protein sequence is MSELQKVPIAVIGVGEHGKRHTHALKHVQGAELAGVYDQRQDRAAAVAAELGVRAFRSLEEALEAVQAVSIVIPTTDHMVVARLAMEAGKDVLLEKPITRTLEEADELIEIADRTGRILQVGHLERFNPGAVAAKAITRQPLFFEIHRLGVFSPRSLDVDVVFDLMIHDLDLVLWFANTEARDVRAVGLPVLTDRVDIANARVEFENGAVANFTASRVSTEKVRKFRYFQPHEYVSIDFSRRDALLLSVGNDGQNPQIAFRKLEVRNTDPLEAELESFADCVRTRRPPLVGGRQGRSALALAEKVMFCIEEHAGRVMVPLTRPAGHSGEL
- a CDS encoding LpxI family protein, translating into MIAGNGRFPFLVLDAARDQGFEPLVVAIKEEAFPELGKNAREIEWLSLGEVARLLQLLTERGVNKVVLAGQVKHVQLFSSIKPDGVVERTLNGMERKNTDALIGAFVNMLEARGIQVVDSTLFLKPLLADEGVMTTRALDGSELADIAYGREIAKKIAGLDIGQTIVVADRACVAIEAMEGTDAAIERAAGLSNGKPLVVVKVSKPQQDMRFDVPVAGVRTVRVMRRANARVLAVDAGRTLLFERENLIEEANQAGIAVIGMKD
- a CDS encoding acyl-ACP--UDP-N-acetylglucosamine O-acyltransferase — encoded protein: MKAHPTAVIHSKARLACSVTVGPYTVIGEEVELGEDCEVMSHVVLSGPAKFGKGNKVFPYASIGQDPQDLKYRGERTFLEIGDGNVFREFVTIHRGTSTDVGSTRIGNNNLLMAYVHIAHDCQLGSHIIMSNGASLAGHVEIGDHAIVGAFCGIHQFCRIGAYSFLGSYTIVNKDVLPYSKTSADRPMGVYGANRLGLERAGLAKEDIDELQAAFRTLCRSKLNTTQALEKLEAGGIKSAHVRALVDFVKTSARGVVK
- the fabZ gene encoding 3-hydroxyacyl-ACP dehydratase FabZ — translated: MTSETGKRSQEESKPVYGTVEIMKFLPHRYPFLLVDKILEIEPDKRIVGLKNVTINEQFFQGHFPGSPVMPGVLIIESMAQVAGVLIYRDLPDKDKKLIYFSGIENAKFRRPVLPGDQLLVEMQLLNRRNNFGKMQGRATVDGKLAAEAVVLFAIVERPGS
- a CDS encoding bifunctional 5,10-methylenetetrahydrofolate dehydrogenase/5,10-methenyltetrahydrofolate cyclohydrolase is translated as MAARILDGNKIRDEIKQELGDQIRELKAGGVTPGLAAVLVGEDAASQIYVRSKVKTCESLGLYSEKIEWPADTSTERLLKLVHDLNSRDDIDGILVQLPLPPQVDSKLVLEAIDPAKDVDGFHPVNVGNLVRNRPGLVPCTPAGIIEILRRSGITMKGARAVVIGRSDIVGKPVAMLLLHNHATVTICHSRTRDLPAVSREGDIVVAAMGRPAFVTGGFIKPGAAVIDVGINRLTTEEEIRRIYHDPAGPLAKLREKGSVLVGDVQPEDAREKAGAFTPVPGGVGPLTIAMLMSNTVKAARLRRGIRAAAGA